The window TCAAAAATTCGATTATCATTCGGAGCAAAAGTTAGATAAACGAGCCCATCCCCAACATTCATTAGCCAACATCCCATTTCGAACATGTTTCGGGTCTTTGTGTCGAACGCCTTGTACTGACTGTATTTTAAAACAGATACTGAGACAGGAAAGGCAAGGCCAACGGACTTCACTTTTTGGAGGATGTGATCTTTTTGGGGTGATCCGCCACAGATTCCTCTCTGAATCCATTTCGAACCGAGATCAAAATCTGACATATAAAAGCTTAGAAGCGACACGACTAGATTAGTAGATTGCTGTAGTATATATCGGTCAAAACTTAAAAAAAGATATGGATACAAAGATAAAATCACTTCTTAAATGTTTAGCTGTAGCGCTTTCGATTCTTTCCTACAGCCTGCATGCCGAAACAATTATTTCAGAAACTTTCAACAGTTCTGATGGAGCCGTCCTGACAGGGAGAGCACCCACGTTCATTGGCGACTCTTTGCCCTCATTGACTTGGCAGGGTCCGAGTCCCGGAAGCGCACCATTCGCCTTCGAAGCGAATGTAGACATCGCTTCAAACAATAATACAACTTGGATCGACATCGGGTCCTTTATAAATAACGCCAAAGGACAAGCAGATGGAATTTTTTCTGTGTCCGCTAGTTTTTCGGGGGCTCCCACTTCAGGATCATGGTTTTCACTGGGATTTTATACTGAACCCAGCGCGGTCAGTGCCGGAAATGCTAACCTTGAAGCGGGCATCCTTTTTCGTAACAATGGTGATCTAGAAGGTTGGTCTGCGCAAGAGGGCGGTATTGTTGCGGCTGATTTCACAAGTGGGATAGATACCGATACAATTCATGTTGAGCTGGATCTAAGCACCTGGGACAACTCGACAGATTTTGGAACAATTACTTTCTCAGCTCAGGGCGCATCGGCGACTCACAACCTCACTTCAGATTTCGATTGGGGTGCTGTCGGCTTCGGAACTTCCAAAAACGTCCTTGGTTCAATCGAAAATTTTGAATTCTCACAAATACCTGAACCGTCCACATACGGCATCATGGTATTAGCTTCCTCATTGTTGTTTGTTATTAGAAGACGTCGTTCAAAGAGCTGAAATAGATCCACAACCTTCAGAAATGTCCTCCTGCTTTTATGAAGGACATCTTTTGTTGTACAAATTCCTTTATGCTGAGCCAGAGAAGCTTATTAACCCGCTACTATAATACATGGCTTCTACCCGTGCATAGTTCATCCTTCTAGGCATGGAAAAATGAGATGCTAGGATGGTAGGCCGCGCGGACAAATTAAAGCCTTCGATAATCTGCTATGGCAGCGAGGTTTATGAAACCAAGGTAGGTTTATGCGAGCTGGTCATAGCGGTGTGTTTACTCGGCGGTAATGCTTTATCCGACAGAAGAAGTTTTCTACCGCGGCTCGAAGTCTGCCGATCTCTTTGTCGTATGCAATATTATGCTTTCGGTTTTTCTTTGGAGGAATCACTGCGAAAGCTTCGGAGTTCTCGATAAACTCGCGTATTTTGTCTGAATCGTAGCCTTTGTCGGCGACCACCTAAACTTAGCTGCTCTATTGTCCA of the Opitutales bacterium genome contains:
- a CDS encoding PEP-CTERM sorting domain-containing protein (PEP-CTERM proteins occur, often in large numbers, in the proteomes of bacteria that also encode an exosortase, a predicted intramembrane cysteine proteinase. The presence of a PEP-CTERM domain at a protein's C-terminus predicts cleavage within the sorting domain, followed by covalent anchoring to some some component of the (usually Gram-negative) cell surface. Many PEP-CTERM proteins exhibit an unusual sequence composition that includes large numbers of potential glycosylation sites. Expression of one such protein has been shown restore the ability of a bacterium to form floc, a type of biofilm.), whose amino-acid sequence is MDTKIKSLLKCLAVALSILSYSLHAETIISETFNSSDGAVLTGRAPTFIGDSLPSLTWQGPSPGSAPFAFEANVDIASNNNTTWIDIGSFINNAKGQADGIFSVSASFSGAPTSGSWFSLGFYTEPSAVSAGNANLEAGILFRNNGDLEGWSAQEGGIVAADFTSGIDTDTIHVELDLSTWDNSTDFGTITFSAQGASATHNLTSDFDWGAVGFGTSKNVLGSIENFEFSQIPEPSTYGIMVLASSLLFVIRRRRSKS
- a CDS encoding transposase is translated as MVADKGYDSDKIREFIENSEAFAVIPPKKNRKHNIAYDKEIGRLRAAVENFFCRIKHYRRVNTPL